A part of Maridesulfovibrio hydrothermalis AM13 = DSM 14728 genomic DNA contains:
- the murD gene encoding UDP-N-acetylmuramoyl-L-alanine--D-glutamate ligase, which translates to MDSAFVQQVTTTRMFTDRLAVVAGAGRSGIAAAKLLHALGATVRIVDANKKLTGAILEGLGDEARLMTGPFCQEQFAGADVIVVSPGIPVRKIRPFIGDLPARKIISELELASWFADEPKIAITGTNGKTTTTALIKHILEQSGRTAFAGANYGTPLSEYILEKGQCDVLVLEVSSFQLQNCRLFRPNAAILLNVSANHLDYHLDMAEYLAAKLKIFERQSSDGLAILPAEMRAVLDPKTFTRAEVKWFDGEKFPQQPNLPGNHNRLNIEAAWLALEKIGLTLEEFEAGLKTFTGKHHRIENIGTVRGVQFINDSKGTNLDAVKAALRSFEGPVKLLLGGKFKGGDVTELIPAMKGRVDEVALFGAGREHFEPALKNHFKISWHENLDKAVHKLFADSAAGDTILLSPGTASFDAYTGYEARGDHFKRIMEELS; encoded by the coding sequence ATGGATAGCGCATTCGTACAACAGGTCACAACGACCCGCATGTTTACCGACCGGCTGGCAGTAGTTGCCGGAGCCGGACGTTCCGGTATTGCTGCAGCAAAATTGCTGCACGCTCTCGGAGCGACTGTGCGCATTGTTGATGCGAATAAAAAGCTGACCGGCGCAATCCTTGAAGGACTCGGTGATGAGGCCCGGCTAATGACAGGACCGTTCTGTCAGGAACAATTTGCAGGCGCGGACGTTATCGTGGTCAGCCCCGGAATTCCGGTTCGCAAGATCAGGCCTTTTATTGGTGATCTGCCCGCGCGTAAAATAATTTCCGAACTGGAGCTGGCCTCGTGGTTTGCTGATGAGCCGAAAATCGCCATCACCGGAACAAACGGAAAGACAACTACCACTGCACTGATCAAACATATTCTGGAACAGTCCGGCAGAACAGCTTTTGCCGGAGCAAATTACGGCACTCCGCTCTCTGAATATATCCTTGAAAAAGGACAGTGCGATGTACTTGTTCTGGAAGTTTCCAGTTTTCAGCTTCAGAACTGCCGCCTGTTCAGGCCCAACGCCGCGATCCTGCTCAATGTTTCAGCCAACCATCTGGACTACCATCTGGATATGGCTGAATACCTTGCTGCAAAGCTGAAAATATTTGAACGCCAGAGCAGTGATGGTCTTGCAATTCTTCCGGCTGAAATGCGCGCCGTGCTTGATCCTAAAACTTTCACCCGCGCGGAAGTAAAATGGTTTGACGGGGAGAAGTTTCCGCAGCAGCCCAATCTGCCCGGAAATCATAACCGCCTCAATATTGAAGCGGCGTGGCTGGCACTGGAAAAGATTGGACTGACTCTCGAAGAATTTGAGGCCGGTCTTAAAACTTTTACAGGTAAGCATCATCGCATTGAAAACATCGGTACTGTCCGAGGAGTACAGTTTATCAACGACTCCAAGGGAACCAACCTTGATGCCGTCAAGGCTGCTCTGAGAAGTTTTGAAGGTCCGGTTAAACTGCTGCTCGGCGGAAAATTTAAAGGCGGAGACGTGACTGAACTTATTCCTGCCATGAAAGGCAGGGTTGACGAAGTAGCCCTGTTCGGTGCCGGACGGGAACATTTTGAACCGGCCCTGAAGAACCATTTCAAAATTTCATGGCACGAAAATCTTGATAAAGCTGTGCATAAACTTTTTGCAGACAGCGCGGCAGGAGACACTATTCTGCTTTCGCCGGGCACAGCAAGCTTTGATGCTTACACAGGATATGAGGCTAGAGGCGATCATTTCAAAAGGATCATGGAGGAACTGTCTTGA
- the murG gene encoding undecaprenyldiphospho-muramoylpentapeptide beta-N-acetylglucosaminyltransferase, which produces MKRIILTTGGTGGHVFPALAVAHEIKSRFPDCEILFLGGNGPEKEMAKRAGIAFKGLPAKGVMGGGLAKILGSFWIVPSMTLAIKEVMTFSPDAIIGFGGYAGFCPVLAGWMLGIPTAVHEQNSVPGMTNRILGKVVKKVFTSFADNSGSFPEGKVAVTGNPVRKEIINSGKTAADKSVLVFGGSQGAAAINNAIVEGLSRIKDSGITLRHQTGKADYEKVRAAYEQAGFSGEAVSPFIHNMAEAYANAQLVVCRSGASTIFEVAAAGKPAIFIPFPYATHDHQTGNANSLAGINAAIVIPQKDLNGDLLAEEILKLISDQNKLKEMGNNALSFAKPDAASVIVDGIENIIRMRTIRGVA; this is translated from the coding sequence ATGAAACGCATTATTCTTACCACCGGCGGCACAGGGGGTCATGTTTTTCCCGCCCTTGCTGTTGCACATGAGATTAAATCCAGATTTCCTGATTGCGAAATTCTGTTCCTCGGCGGCAACGGTCCGGAAAAGGAAATGGCTAAACGCGCAGGAATCGCATTTAAAGGACTCCCCGCTAAAGGAGTCATGGGCGGCGGACTGGCAAAAATTTTAGGCTCTTTCTGGATTGTCCCTTCCATGACACTGGCAATTAAAGAAGTCATGACGTTCAGCCCTGATGCAATTATCGGATTCGGTGGATATGCGGGATTCTGTCCGGTGCTGGCTGGATGGATGCTTGGTATTCCAACAGCCGTTCACGAACAAAACAGCGTGCCCGGAATGACCAACCGTATTTTGGGCAAGGTTGTAAAAAAAGTTTTCACCTCATTTGCGGACAATTCAGGATCATTTCCGGAAGGCAAAGTTGCAGTCACAGGTAATCCGGTTCGTAAAGAGATCATAAACTCCGGCAAAACTGCGGCTGATAAATCCGTGCTTGTTTTCGGAGGCAGTCAGGGAGCGGCAGCTATCAACAACGCGATAGTTGAAGGACTTTCCCGGATAAAAGACAGCGGAATAACCCTGCGCCACCAGACCGGAAAAGCGGATTATGAAAAAGTCCGTGCCGCATACGAGCAGGCAGGATTCAGCGGTGAAGCAGTCTCGCCGTTTATCCATAATATGGCTGAGGCATATGCTAACGCACAGCTTGTTGTGTGCAGATCAGGAGCCTCGACGATTTTCGAAGTTGCGGCAGCAGGAAAGCCTGCGATTTTCATCCCGTTTCCTTATGCCACCCATGATCACCAGACCGGAAATGCTAATTCTCTGGCAGGTATTAACGCGGCAATAGTCATCCCCCAAAAAGATTTGAACGGGGATTTGCTGGCCGAAGAAATTTTGAAACTGATTTCGGATCAGAACAAGCTGAAAGAGATGGGAAACAATGCTCTTTCATTTGCAAAACCTGATGCAGCATCCGTCATTGTTGACGGCATAGAAAATATTATTCGAATGAGAACAATAAGAGGTGTGGCATGA
- the ftsW gene encoding putative lipid II flippase FtsW — translation MNKKKNLSGKPERPDYWLLAAALLLACFGLMMVLSASGIMAERFFDDKYLFFKKQAMFLVAGTSLMYLCSRLPKAVFYNMVYVWLMGAFILLLLCDFSPLSFSAGGAKRWIVLGPVRIQPLEFCKPALIFYLAYFFSRKQDMIKTFSVGFLPPFAITGALCILLMMQPDFGGSVFLCMILFFMSLVGGTRISYLIMSLFFAGGAGYMLITSSPYRLKRMTAFIDPFKSAHNEGYQLVQSLYAFGSGNIFGQGLGAGKQKLFFLPEAHNDFIMAVVGEELGFIGVTVVFLVIGFLLWRGFKIALAQDDLQDRFTAYGMTIMLALGFTLNLAVVMGTVPPKGVPMPFVSYGGSSLLVSCFCIGILLNLSRGKV, via the coding sequence TTGAATAAGAAAAAGAACCTCTCCGGCAAACCGGAACGCCCTGATTACTGGCTGCTGGCCGCGGCATTGCTGCTGGCCTGCTTCGGCCTGATGATGGTTCTGTCTGCCAGCGGAATCATGGCAGAGCGTTTCTTTGACGATAAATACCTGTTCTTCAAAAAACAGGCTATGTTTCTCGTTGCCGGTACTTCTTTGATGTACCTCTGCTCCCGTCTGCCCAAGGCTGTATTTTATAATATGGTTTATGTCTGGCTCATGGGCGCATTCATATTGCTGCTGCTTTGCGATTTTTCGCCCTTGTCGTTCTCGGCAGGCGGCGCAAAACGCTGGATCGTTTTAGGCCCTGTGCGCATTCAGCCTCTTGAATTCTGCAAGCCTGCACTGATTTTTTATCTGGCTTACTTTTTCTCGCGCAAACAGGATATGATCAAAACTTTCAGTGTAGGATTTCTACCGCCTTTTGCCATTACCGGTGCACTTTGCATACTGCTCATGATGCAGCCGGATTTCGGCGGTTCAGTCTTTTTGTGCATGATCCTTTTCTTCATGAGTCTGGTAGGCGGAACCCGCATATCATATCTGATCATGTCGCTGTTTTTTGCCGGCGGGGCCGGATATATGCTCATTACAAGCTCTCCTTACCGCTTAAAGCGCATGACTGCATTCATTGATCCGTTCAAAAGTGCCCATAATGAAGGCTACCAGTTGGTGCAGTCGCTCTACGCCTTCGGCTCAGGAAATATTTTCGGCCAGGGACTTGGCGCGGGTAAACAGAAACTATTCTTCCTCCCGGAAGCACATAATGACTTCATTATGGCTGTTGTGGGTGAAGAACTGGGCTTTATCGGTGTGACTGTTGTATTTCTAGTTATCGGTTTCCTGCTCTGGCGCGGGTTCAAAATTGCCCTTGCACAGGATGACCTGCAAGACAGATTTACAGCTTACGGAATGACCATCATGCTGGCTCTGGGATTCACCCTGAATCTTGCTGTGGTTATGGGAACTGTTCCACCGAAAGGAGTACCCATGCCCTTCGTAAGCTATGGTGGCTCCAGTCTGCTTGTTTCATGTTTCTGCATCGGCATCCTCCTTAATCTGTCGCGGGGGAAAGTCTGA
- the mraY gene encoding phospho-N-acetylmuramoyl-pentapeptide-transferase — MIYHFLVPLSAQLGIFNVFRYITFRSIYALLTALLITIVLGPIMMRWLQKVKCGQYIQEDGPLQHQCKAGTPTMGGLLLGFGVLVSTLLWADLTNVYVWLTMLVFAGFGIVGFVDDYTKIKRKQNKGISASAKLFGQLLVAGTAVGFLIMQPAYSTELAVPFFKNFTPDLGWMYLPFALLVMIGASNGVNLTDGLDGLAIGPSITNATCYAFFIYIAGHVGMSTYLNVPHVPGVGEVTVFCGALVGAGLGFLWYNAYPAQIFMGDVGSLSIGGVLGFIAVLCKQELLLTIVGGVFVFETVSVIMQVGYFKVSGGKRIFRMAPLHHHFEHKGVSESKIVIRFWIISILMALMALSTLKIR, encoded by the coding sequence ATGATTTATCATTTTCTAGTCCCCCTAAGTGCGCAACTGGGTATCTTTAACGTATTTAGATACATCACGTTCAGGTCCATATACGCCCTGCTTACTGCGCTTCTTATTACTATTGTACTCGGCCCCATTATGATGCGCTGGCTGCAAAAAGTTAAATGCGGACAGTACATTCAGGAAGACGGGCCTTTGCAGCATCAGTGCAAGGCGGGAACCCCTACTATGGGCGGCCTGCTTCTGGGATTTGGAGTACTGGTCTCCACCCTGCTATGGGCAGACCTGACCAATGTTTACGTCTGGCTGACTATGCTGGTTTTTGCCGGATTCGGAATTGTGGGCTTTGTGGATGATTATACCAAAATCAAACGCAAACAGAACAAGGGAATTTCCGCATCGGCGAAGCTTTTCGGCCAATTGCTTGTTGCCGGAACAGCCGTTGGATTTTTGATTATGCAGCCGGCTTATTCCACAGAACTGGCTGTACCTTTTTTCAAAAACTTCACTCCCGATCTGGGCTGGATGTATCTGCCTTTCGCCTTACTGGTAATGATCGGGGCTTCTAACGGTGTAAACCTGACAGATGGACTGGACGGGCTGGCAATCGGACCATCCATTACAAATGCCACCTGTTACGCCTTTTTTATCTACATTGCTGGTCATGTGGGTATGTCCACCTACCTCAATGTCCCCCACGTTCCGGGAGTTGGCGAGGTTACAGTTTTCTGCGGAGCCTTAGTGGGAGCAGGGCTTGGTTTCCTCTGGTACAACGCTTACCCCGCCCAGATATTCATGGGCGATGTAGGTTCACTCAGCATCGGCGGAGTACTCGGATTTATCGCGGTTCTGTGCAAGCAGGAACTGTTGCTTACCATCGTCGGCGGAGTTTTTGTTTTTGAAACTGTCTCTGTGATTATGCAGGTCGGCTATTTCAAAGTAAGCGGCGGCAAACGAATTTTCCGTATGGCCCCGCTGCATCATCATTTTGAACACAAAGGTGTTTCCGAATCTAAAATTGTAATCAGATTCTGGATCATCTCAATTCTGATGGCCCTCATGGCCCTCAGTACTCTGAAAATCAGGTAG
- the murC gene encoding UDP-N-acetylmuramate--L-alanine ligase, translating to MRSRVGNIHMIGIGGSGMSGIAEVLINMGFTVTGSDLAAGAPVKRLLKMGAQVFIGHGGDNVSGADVVVKSTAISENNPEVVKARELGIPIIPRAEMLAELMRLRTGIAVAGTHGKTTTTSLLATIFTEAELDPTVIIGGRLNTFGSNARLGDGQYLIAEADESDGSFLCLSPIITIVTNVDKDHMDFYDDQDAIDESFRKFMNSIPFYGMNIVCGDDKGVKRLLPSIKRPCMTYGLEKSNRLRAEILSCEVRSLFKVFLDDELLGEVSLAQPGKHNVLNALGAIGVALEAGIDKKAILSGLSNFMGVGRRFEKKGECKGVMVVDDYGHHPAEIQATIETAKSCFPGRRLVVAFQPHRFTRTQALFGEFCKTFELADELLLTEIYPASESPIPGVNGMSLAQGIRQISSTKVRFYPDFEMMENELPNILKPGDLFITQGAGSIYKIGENYLRFLEEQGCDCKIAQPCTPE from the coding sequence ATGCGCAGCAGAGTGGGTAACATTCACATGATCGGGATCGGTGGTTCAGGCATGAGCGGTATTGCCGAAGTTCTGATCAACATGGGTTTCACTGTGACAGGCTCCGACCTCGCTGCCGGTGCACCAGTGAAGCGTCTACTTAAAATGGGCGCGCAAGTATTCATCGGGCATGGCGGGGATAATGTTTCAGGTGCAGATGTTGTGGTTAAATCAACTGCTATCTCTGAGAATAATCCTGAAGTCGTCAAAGCCCGCGAACTGGGTATTCCCATTATTCCCAGAGCGGAAATGCTGGCCGAACTGATGCGGCTGCGCACCGGAATCGCAGTGGCGGGTACTCATGGAAAAACAACCACCACCTCGCTGCTGGCTACAATTTTCACCGAAGCGGAACTTGACCCTACTGTCATCATCGGCGGCCGGCTCAATACCTTCGGCAGTAACGCCCGTCTCGGAGATGGACAATATCTGATTGCTGAGGCTGATGAATCCGATGGTTCATTTCTCTGCCTTTCTCCCATCATCACTATTGTGACCAATGTGGATAAAGATCACATGGATTTTTACGATGATCAGGATGCGATTGATGAATCTTTCCGCAAATTCATGAATTCTATACCTTTTTACGGAATGAATATTGTTTGCGGCGATGATAAAGGTGTAAAAAGACTGCTGCCATCCATTAAGCGTCCCTGCATGACCTACGGTCTGGAAAAAAGTAACAGGCTGCGCGCGGAAATTCTGTCCTGCGAAGTACGTTCTCTGTTCAAAGTTTTTCTGGATGATGAACTTCTGGGTGAAGTCTCCCTTGCTCAGCCCGGTAAGCATAACGTGCTGAATGCGCTCGGCGCAATCGGCGTGGCCCTTGAAGCAGGAATTGATAAAAAAGCAATCCTCTCGGGCCTGTCAAACTTCATGGGAGTCGGGCGCAGATTTGAGAAAAAAGGTGAATGCAAAGGGGTCATGGTTGTTGATGACTACGGGCATCATCCAGCAGAAATTCAGGCAACCATTGAAACGGCCAAATCCTGCTTTCCGGGCCGCAGACTTGTGGTTGCATTCCAGCCGCACAGATTCACCAGAACACAAGCCCTGTTCGGTGAGTTTTGCAAAACCTTTGAACTGGCTGATGAACTGCTCTTAACTGAGATATACCCAGCTTCGGAATCTCCTATTCCAGGTGTAAACGGCATGTCTCTGGCGCAAGGCATCAGACAGATCAGCTCCACCAAAGTCCGTTTTTACCCGGACTTTGAAATGATGGAAAATGAACTGCCGAATATTTTGAAACCGGGCGATCTGTTCATCACACAGGGCGCAGGATCAATTTACAAGATAGGGGAAAATTACTTGAGATTTCTGGAGGAACAAGGCTGCGACTGCAAAATCGCACAACCCTGCACACCGGAATAA